The Candidatus Nitrosocaldus cavascurensis genome segment GCTTGGAGTACATCCTAACATACTCAAGTTGCACTATCCTACATTCTATACCATTGCTAACTGCCATCTCGTAGAGTGCCTTAACCTTAGCATCATCAACCCTCCTGCTAGCAATTATCACCTCGCCAACATGCTCATCAATGAGTGCTATCAATACTGCCCTAGCAGCACCACCAGCACCCATGATCATCACACTCTTACCTCTCAATTCTATACCTCTCCTCCTCAATGGTTGGATGAAGCCATAAACATCTGTATTGTAGCCCTTAAGCCTTGAGCCATCAACCTTCACAGTGTTGACTGCATTTACCCTCTTGCAGAGAGGGTCTAGATCATCAAGCATATCCATTATCCTTATCTTGTGCGGTATGGTTACATTGAAGCCTAATGCTCTATCCCTAAGCATCTCAACTGCACTACTCAACTCATGCTCCTTAACCCTCATAGCAATGTATCTATAACCAAGCCCTAGAGAAGAGAATACTGCATTATGCATTGCTGGGGATAGAGAATGCTCTACAGGGTCACCAATGACACAGAAGATCTTGCTATCGTTATTACTAATACTAATGCTACTACTACTGTTGCTATTGCTATCATTGCTACTCCTGCCATTTTTACTATCCATCATAGCACTACTACTACCACCATTACCATACCTACCTTTATTTATCATAATACTAATCAGTATGCCATGCTTGGTTGTTTATTCATCACTCCTACCTATCTCATCTATCCATGCATATCATGTAATACAGAGCCTATAAGCCTTGCTACCATATCTATAGTATATCTGTCATTCCTTATGCTCTTTGCATAGCCATTCTCATCCATGACTTTGTATATCATTCTCATCTGCCTTAGCGTGAGTTGGGATGGTGCTAGAGGTTTGTCTAGAGCAGCGTAGGTGTATGGTGCACCAAGCATTGTGCATAGTACTCTTGATGCTAATCCATGCTCCCCCATGCAGAATGCTACTAGTTGGATACCATCCTTCTTCTTATACTTATCCTTTATAATATCGTATAGTGAGAGTATGCTCTCATTATCTTCTACGCTCTTTGCCATCGTTACTATCTTCACATTCCTGCTATACTTTAACATCCCATCCATTATCTCAGCAAGTCTATTCCTGCTTGGTGTATTGTTGAAGTCATGGTATGATATGAGAAGATCACAGTTAAGTGCCCTCAGATGATCATACAACTCCTCATCCCTCTCTACAGTCTTGTACTCAACATCAAGCAGCATTGGTCTGAATGATGCTAGCCTCTTCAGCACCATCAACCTCTCAGCCTCACTCCCATTGAAGGCTCCTCCTTCATCCCTGCTCCTGCATGTGAAGATCATCCTATCCCTATGCTCCATAACCACATCTAGTAGATCATTTATAGCCTCCTTGCTGGAGTAATCAAACCTAACCTCTACCATATCTGAGCCTTCGTTGAATGCTCTTGCTACATCCAATGCAAGGCTCCTACTGCTATCTCTTGCTTGTATGCTTGTACATATCTTATAACTAATAATCATAATAAATCACCATATGCTTATCCATCCATCTATCAATCCATACAACCATCCATACATCATACAACCAACCAATTAATTAATTCAATTCCATCTATAAAGATAATGTTACTTCTCAAGGATGAACTCATCAACCTCTATGCCAAAGTGCCTTCCTCTGCTACCCTTTGCATACACAAGCACCTCATCCCCAACCTTAAGATCTGTAACTGCTATGAGCCTGTTATCCCTGCCTATGAACCTTATAGTCTCTGCATTCTGTACTATTATGCTACCCTCCTCCTTTACCCCATCTACATCAACCTCAGCCTTAACAAGCCTCATAGGCCTAGTCTCTATCTTAACCCTTCCCACAATAGCGTTCCTAGCCTTCCCATCCATATTCACTATAAGCACCTCATCCCCAGCCTCGATCTCTGAGAGGTACTTTGTCCTACCATCTGGCATGAGTGTGTAGCAGTGTACTGCTCCAGCATTAACCCTGAACGGTCTTGGGGATGTGAACTCAGAGCCTATAGCCTCGTTGTGCATGAGGAATAGAAAGTTTGCCCTACTTCCTATAAGCATCCCTTCTCCAACCTTCAGCATGGATGCTGTATCTATGCATGCTCTCTCTCCAACACCAGAGTCCCTCACATCCTTCACTACCGCATATACAAGTTTGAACTCCTTACTCTGCATGTAAACAAGACTCTGCCTAACACTTGCTATATCACTAGCCTCAAGGACAACACCATCAACTCCTACTTGGAGTACGTTAAGCAATGTCCTAACCTCATTAGCATCCCTTGCATATGCAAGTATCATACTCTTCATGCCCTGTAACTTCGCTATTATATTCTCCAATGGTATTATCTTCCAATCATCAGCATCAACTAGCACAAAATCAGCATTATGCTTTGCAGCATCAACTATAGTATCCTCATCCCTCTTGCTCTTAACATTTACAAGTAAGCCAGCGCTCTTGCCACTGCTCTTTGTCTTGATGAGTTCATCAATGCTTGAGCATACCTTCATATCAGCATCATCGCTCTCATATACTGTTACAAAGTAATCAAGTGATGAGGATGATAGCAATGATGGATCTATGTAGATGTACCTTATACCCTCATCCCTCAGTTGGGATAGGAATGATTCTATGTTGGAGCCCAGAGGCTTAACAATTAAGGATTTGTAACCTTTGCCAATCTTGTCTAACATGTTATTACTCACCTATCTCCTTCAACGCCTCTTTAACACTTGCATTCTCAAATATTATGCTTGCTAGAGCCCTTATCATGGCTGGAGGGTCTCTGTGCTGGAATATGTTCCTGCCAAATGTAACACCTACTGCTCCAGCCTCCATTGCCCCTTTTGTCATCTCCAACACCTCCTCATCGTTACTTGTCTTTGGGCCTCCTGCAATAACTATGGGTACAGGGCATCCCTTGACTACCCTCCTAAAGCTGTCAGGATCTCCAGTGTAGACAGTCTTCACAATATCTGCACCAGCCTCAGCACCAACCCTTGCTGTATGTGCAACAACATCTGGATCATGTGGATTCTTTATATTCTCACCTCTAGGGTACATCATTGCTATCAATGGCATATTCCACTCTATACACTCACTTGCTACATGCCCTAGCTTGATGAGCATCTCAGGCTCCTCCTTGGAGCCTATGTTTATGTGCACAGATACACCATCAGCACCAAGCCTAACAGCATCCTCAACGCTGCCCATAAGCACCTTCCTGTTTGGTGCAGGACCAAGGCTTGTGCTACCTGAGAGATGGACTATGATACCAACTTTGCTTGGTCTAGGCATGCTCCTCAATATACCCTTATTAATAAGCACACTTGTAAGCCCAGAATCCTCGCATCTGTATATCATGCTATGGATATCATCTATCCCTGCTATTGGGCCAGAGGAGATGCCATGATCCATTGGGATGCAGAGCATCTTCCCATCCCTCAGTATCCTGCTTAGCCTAATCTCCCTCCCAGTAACCATAGGGAAGAAAGAAAATGAACCTATTTAAAAAAGTTGTTAAAGTAGTCCTTGTTGTGTTGTGTCGTATTATGTTATGATTAACCTATCTACACATGCTGTAACCTAAGCTACGATCTCTGCTGTTGCAAACCTGTTTGCAACGTTGGATATCCTTATCTTGTACTCCTTACCTATCTCTGCGCCCTGCACGAATATAACAAAACCCTTGATCCTTGCAACACCATCGCCCTTCTTGCTCATCTCATCTATCCTTACTGTGTACTCCTGTCCCTTCTCTACTGGCTTAGGTCTTATATCGAAGCCTGTATTTCTTTTCGTACGTTACACCTCCTATCCTTCTTCTAGATACCTAAATATAAATTAATGGCTATTGTAAAGGTGATGTATATGTTATGATAGCAAAGGTTACCATACCATTGCGGTTATGTGTTGATGCTGGCTATGGCAAGGTAAATATGGTAAACGTTAAATATGATATAGTGATGGTGCATATCTATGAGTAGTGAAGTTAGTCAGGATGTAAAGACTATAGATGTAAGAGGCTTATTCTGTCCTGAACCAGTGTTCAGAACAAAGATTGCAATGGAGAGGCTCTCTGTTGGTAGCATGCTTAGGGTTATTGCTGATGATCCAGATGCTGAGGAGGATATAAAGAGGTGGGTTCAAAGAACAGGCCATGAACTGATCAGCCTAAGCAAGGAAGGAAGCAATCTGATCTTCCTTATAAGGAAGAAGTAGAAGATGTAAGCAAGAGGAGGGGAGTGAGTGAGAGAGAAGAAGGGAGGAGAAGAGATAAGATGAAGGCATTAACACCAGAACTCCTGAATAAGATAGGTAATACGCCATTGATAGAGTTAAGATCGTTCTCAAGTAGCAGGGTAAGGGTACTTGCAAAGTTGGAGTGGTTCAATCCTTTCGGCTCTGTCAAGGATAGAGCAGCGTACTGGATGTTCAAGGATGCAGAGGGTAAAGGGCTAATAGCTAGAGGTAAGCATGTTATAATAGAACCAACATCTGGTAACACTGGGATAGCACTTGCAGGGATAGCAAGGCTTTTAGGCTATGAGGTTGAGATAGTCATACCTGAGAAGGTAAGTAAGGAGACCAAGGACATCCTTAGAGCATTAGGAGCAAACCTCTACGAGACATCTGATGATCTCTGCCCTAGGGTAGGTGTTGGCACAGATCAAAGCATATCCCTAGCAAAGGCAATAGCAAGGGCTAGACCAGATAAGTACTACATGCCCAATCAGTATGAGAATGATGCTAACTTCCTTGCACACTATGAGGGTACTGGTCCTGAGATATGGGCACAGACAAATGGTAAGGTAACACACTTTGTAGCAGGGGTTGGTACTGGAGGTACTATAACTGGTGTAGGGCTCTACTTGAAGGAGAGGAACAAGGCTATAAGGGTTATAGCAGTTCAGCCTCAGAAGCAGCATCTGATCCAAGGACTAAGGAACTTTGAAGAGTCCAATATACCAACACTCTTTGAGCGTAGGGCAAATGTTGTTGATGAATGGCACACTATAACAAATGAGGAGTCATTCAAGATGGTTAGAGAACTGTATGAGAGGGAGAGGCTTCTAGTAGGACCATCATCTGGATGTGCAATGGCTGCAGTATGCAAGGTTAAGGAGAGGATAGAGTCCTCATTAGATAGAGTTGAGGAGGATTATGATGGTGATGATGGTAATAGAAATGGTAATGGTAATGGAAGAAGGGAGAATATCATAGTTGTAGTATTTGCAGATAACGGTAGAAAGTTCAGAAGCCTATATTCTCAGCAAGGTGTATTCAGTAATGAAGAGTTCGATGATGCATTAAGGAATGCTATCATGCTTGGTGAATCGTTCTTTTAATTGATTTATTTAGATTCAGTTAATACATTAGTGGAGTTGACTGTTGATATCAATCTCTTAGAATAAAGATGACTATATGATGAATGAATTGTTGTTTGATGTTGGTGTGGTTCTATTGTATTCTGATAGTTATTCATTAAGATAATTCCTGTATGTATCAATATATTAAGAAAGGTATTAGCGCTTCATAATATCCACATTGACCAGCGATATTTATAGAATAATAGGTATATTTTATATAAACTTTGCTTAGAAATTATTATTGATTAGTAATCCTAACAAACTTTATTAGTATGACTAAGGTAAGATGGGATGTAGAGAAAGAGAATTAATAGAATCATTACTACGAGATATGGATAAGTTCTGGTTTGTGGATGATTAATGGATACCTATAAGAGAGGTTCCAGTAGGCGATGTTATAAATCCATACCTGATAGATTGCATACACCCTAACAAGTGTAGATAATGTTATTATTAACGACTCCATAGAAAGACTTGCTCAAAGGATAGGAACTATAATAAAGTTGTTTCCACCACCAACAAACACCTATAGATATAATTTGTGAGGAAATACACTACAATATTATTTGTTATGATGATACTTCTCAGCAAGATACCTCTCAACATCTAGAGCAGCCATGCACCCAAACCCAGCAGCAGTTATAGCCTGTCTATACACTGGATCATGTACATCCCCAGCAACGAATACACCATCTATATTGCTCCTTGTACGATCTCTAACCTTTATGTAGCCATGTTCATCCATATCTATCTGACCCTTGAATATCTGTGTGTTAGGCTCATGTCCTATAGCAACGAATACCCCTCCACACTTCAACTCATACCTCTTATCAGTTGTGAGATCCCTTATGAGTACTGCGTTAACCTTCCTATCTCCAAGTATATCCTCAACCACAGAGTTCCATACAAAACTTATCTTTGGGTTTGTGAATGCCCTCTCTTGCAGTATCTTGCTTGCCCTCAACTTATCCCTCCTATGCACTATCTGAACCCTATTTGCAAACTTTGTTAGGAATAGTGCCTCTTCAACTGCACTATCCCCTCCCCCAACTACAACTAAATCCTCGCCCTTGAAGAATGGTCCATCGCATGTTGCACAGTACGATACACCTTTGCCAGCAAACCTCTCCTCACTCTTCAAACCAAGCTTCCTTGGTGATGCTCCAGTGGCAATTATAACAGCATCTGCCTCAAACCTCTTATCCACAGTGTTTATTATGAAGGGATTATGCATGAAATCAACACTTGTAGCAACGTCATCCAGTATGGTTGCTCCAAACCTTTCTGCCTGAGCACGCATATTCATCATCAACTCTGGTCCAAATATCCCATGGGGGAAGCCTGGAAAGTTCTCCACAGTGCCTGTGTTCATCAACTGCCCTCCTGGAAGGTTACCACTTATCACAAGCGTATCCAACTTTGCCCTTGCAGTGTATATGGCAGCAGTCAGACCTGCAGGACCAGAGCCAAGGATTATAACTGAGTACTTTGGCTTGAGTTCTCCACCCTCCTCCATAGATATTGTTGATATGTGTATGGAGTTGGACATGGGAGAGCATCAAAGCAAACCTTATTTAAATCATGATATGATATTAACTCATAAGGATGAGGATATGGAATGACGTCACCATCGCTACCACTACTCCTATTGTATGATGATAGGTGTAATTACTGTACAAGGTTTGCCTTCCTAGTGTATAGACTCGCTAAGATGGGAGATGGGATGATGCTTATAGGGCTTAACAGCATAGAGGGTTACAGGATCAAGTCTCTGCTATATGAACACTGTAATGATCCAGATGGCATGTTCTGGTTGTTGTACTTCAACCCTGACTGTATAAAGGCATATGGGGGTAGGGCAGCACTCTTTAGGCTTGTCATTGAACTTATCAAGTCAGCATTTGGCATTGTAAGGAGAGGGAAGGAGGGTAATGTAGGCATGTACTATACTAATAATAATAAAGTATGTATCATGAATGATGCTGAGAGCAATGCTCATCTATGCATAGCATCTAATAGATGCAATCTCATATCAAGGTTGATAAGCCTACTTGTTAAGGGTGAGAATGTAACTATAGCATATGAGCAAAAATAGATTGTATAATTGTATACTTTACTGCTAGCATAGTTACTACCAGCTCTAGTAGAGATCTTATCTTATGTAGATCTATTATCTAATCAGGGTTCTACGCTTACCTCAACCTCTTCCTTCAACTTCATTGCTGCTATCTCTGCTGCCCTCCTTCCAGATAGTAGCATGGCACCAAATGTAGGTCCCATCCTTGGGAGCCCAAATGTCTCAGCAACACTCATTCCAGCAGCTATCAGTCCTGGGTAAACCTCTGATGTATGCTCAACTACCAAATCCTCAGACTGCTCAACCCACATTGGGTTCATGCCAGAGAACTTAACTAGCCCTCTATCCATGAGCCTCTTCACAGCAACAGCATCATGACCAGATGCATCTATAACAACCTTAGCCTCTAGTGCTACTGGATCAACGCATGTTATGTTCCTTGGGAGTGCAGATACTGGCATCCAGTTAACAACAACACCAGCAACCCTATTCCTCCTAAGCACTAGGTCATCAAACTTTGTTAGGTTAAGGAACTTCACTCCAGCATCACATGCAGATGCTATCAACTTGGAGCATGCATTGGGACCAGGAGTTGCGTATAGACCATCGCTAACCTCTTTATACTTCACACCCAACTCATCTAAGATCTTGTTTGCTGGAGCCCTGATGGTTATAGGGTTCATCATGAAGCCTCCAATCCAGAACCCTCCTCCAAGGTAGTTGTTCTGCTCAACTATGAGTGTCTTGAATCCTCTTCTTGCAAGATCCCTTCCAGCCATAAGCCCTGCAGGACCAGCACCTATTATTATAACATCGCTATCAGCATACTCCATGAACGTCTCATGGAACATCTCCGCTATAGCTCTGGTTATCTCCTTCTCGCTCACCTTTGCAAATATAGGCATATGCATACTCCTCAGTAGTGATATTTAATGGTTGGTATAGCACAATGCAAGGTATCTTATCTGATATGCATGACCATGCCTACACACTACAGCTTGCATGGTAAAATCTTATATAGGATGTTGAATAATCTAATCCTGTACCAGAAGTTATGGATAGCGATAGTAGTGGTAGTGATGATCATACCGTGGGTTTTGATGCTGGTAGAAGGGTATCCAAGATAGCATTCATAACCCTATTTGCGCTTGGGGTTGCTGAGGTAGCCATAGGATTAATAAGCAATAGTGTAGTGCTCATAGCAGATGGTATAGACTCGTTTGGTGACTCTGCAATAATACTCATAGTACTACTTGGCTTATTCTTTGCTACTAAGCAGAATAATAATAGTAAGGGAAGCAATGGTTCAGGCAATGATGCAAACCAACCTTGGTTAGGCTACTACAAGATAGAGAGCTTCGCTGCATTCGTTGCTGCAATAGGCATGGTTGGAATGGGTATAGTGATAATAGTTAGAGCAGTAGAGGCGTTGATCAATCCTATAGAGATTGTGCATCCAGAGATAGCATTGATAACCCTTGCATTTGCTGCTGGCATATCTGGCTATAGGGCAGTGCAGATGAATAGGATAGCAGGTAGGTATAAACTACTCTCATTGAAGGCTGGAGCAAGGAATGCAATAAAGGATAGCATGGCCTCAGTGATAGGGTTCTTCAGCATACTTGTAGCAGTGTACCTTGGTTTCCCACAGGCAGATCCCATAGGCGCTATAATAATAGCAGCATTCATCTTCTCCATATCATACTACATACTCAAGGACTCTTCATTGGTGCTCTTGGATATAATAAGTAATCCTCAGATGGTTGAGCAGGTAAAGACCCTTATAGAGAGGAGCCATGGTGTGAAGGTTAGCAGTATATCATTGCGTCCTATGGGTCCATTCTTGTATGCTGATATAAATGTGGTGCTTGATGGTAGCATGACTGTTGCTGAGTTCAAGAGACTTGCTAATAGCATAAAGAAGAGTGTAAGGAAGAGGTTCCCCAGCATTCAGAGGTTAACAGTGATAATAGAGCAGTCATGAAGGTGTAAATCAAGATGATGATAGCATGGTTTATTGATTGGTGGAATGCTTATTCACTTATCCAGCCATAAATCCATAAATCCATCAACCCAGCCATTCAGCCAATCAGTTAGTTAGTTAACCATAACAAACACTCTTGCTACTACTGCTCAGTTAATTGATAAATAAATCACTCACTCTATCCTATCTGCACTCCCTTCATTACTCTGAACCTGCCTTGTAACCTTCAACTGCCTCCTATACATAGATACTATCTCATCAACACTTGTAGCATCTTCAGCATTCTTATCATCCCTTATCCTTCCAGTGAACTTTGGGAACCTCAACGCTAGGCCATTACCCTCCCTTATAACGTTCAGTGCACATGTATGCAATGGGCTGAGCGTTATCTCAGATGCTATAACCTCTATAACTATCTTGGGTTCGAACCATACATCAGCATCAAGCCTTGAGTTTACCCTAACATGTCTATGCTTGAGTATGTATGGGCTGAGCATAGTATGGAACCTCTCCAGATCCTCATCTGTGAACCCTGTACCAACCTTGCATACTGTATAGAATGTATCATCCTCCCTGTTGTATGATGCTAGGAGCAGTGCACCATACCTTCCAGTCCTCCTACCTCTACCATGGAATGCACCAACGACAACAAGGTCTAGGGTATCTGCCAACTCACTCCTATACTCCCTCTTCAACTTGATCCATGCATAGCCCCTTGCACCAGCCCTGTATGGGCTGTTAAGATCCTTGAGCATTAGCCCCTCGCACCCTTCATTTATTGCCTTAAACATGTAATCCTCTATGCTCTTTGCATCACTTACCATAAGCATAGGAACTATACTTACCATACTACTACTATTGCTACTCTCTACATCAGAGATAAGATCCTCAAGTATCCTCCTCCTCTCCATGTATGGAAGATCTATGCACTCCTTACCATCTATGTAGAGGATATCGAATAGGTTCAAGGTTATAGGATACTCCTTCATAGCCTCCTCTATACCATACTTCCTGCGCCTATGCATCAACTCCTGGAAAGGTAGATACTCCTGGGTATCCTGATTTATTGCAACTGCCTCCCCTTCAACTATGAGGTCTCTTGCTCTTCTTATACCTGCTATAGCATCTACAGCATCAGGGTAATGATTGGTTATATCCTCAAGCCTCCTAGAGAAGATCTTAACTGTATCATCATGCTTGTGTATCTGAAGCCTCTCGCCATCAAGCTTGTACTCTGCAGCACACCTCCCCCCCATCCTCCCAAGTGCTTCTTCAGCGCTTGAGACCCTCTCAGCCAACATTGGTCTTATAGGCCTGAAGAGTTCCATCCTTATCGCCTTTACAGCATCAAGCCCTCCATACACTAGCACCCTTGCTACCAACCCAAGATCACTTGTAAGGTTATAGGCCCTCTCAAGAACCTCTCTATTCTCCTTGCTCTCTGTGAATGCTATTGCTAGTGCATCAAGCAGTGTATAATCTGCTATACCCAGCCTTAACTTAGCAGTAACCATCTTAAGTATGTACTTACCCTCTCTAGGCTCAGCATCGTTAAGTAGGTTGCATAGATACCTTATCTTTACATCTTGAGAGCCTTCGCCTTTGAGCATTGCAACCTTCTCTAGTGTAGAGTAAACCCTCTCTACAGTTAGCCTATCCTTGAAGAGTACTGATTGAAGCCTCTTGCTCAATGCCTCCTCAGCAGCCTCGCCTATATCCCCTCTCCTTACATACATCTCCTCAACCTTCTTCATATCAATGCCAGAGGATATGGA includes the following:
- the trxB gene encoding thioredoxin-disulfide reductase — protein: MSNSIHISTISMEEGGELKPKYSVIILGSGPAGLTAAIYTARAKLDTLVISGNLPGGQLMNTGTVENFPGFPHGIFGPELMMNMRAQAERFGATILDDVATSVDFMHNPFIINTVDKRFEADAVIIATGASPRKLGLKSEERFAGKGVSYCATCDGPFFKGEDLVVVGGGDSAVEEALFLTKFANRVQIVHRRDKLRASKILQERAFTNPKISFVWNSVVEDILGDRKVNAVLIRDLTTDKRYELKCGGVFVAIGHEPNTQIFKGQIDMDEHGYIKVRDRTRSNIDGVFVAGDVHDPVYRQAITAAGFGCMAALDVERYLAEKYHHNK
- a CDS encoding sulfurtransferase TusA family protein, which encodes MSSEVSQDVKTIDVRGLFCPEPVFRTKIAMERLSVGSMLRVIADDPDAEEDIKRWVQRTGHELISLSKEGSNLIFLIRKK
- a CDS encoding 2-amino-3,7-dideoxy-D-threo-hept-6-ulosonate synthase, with the translated sequence MVTGREIRLSRILRDGKMLCIPMDHGISSGPIAGIDDIHSMIYRCEDSGLTSVLINKGILRSMPRPSKVGIIVHLSGSTSLGPAPNRKVLMGSVEDAVRLGADGVSVHINIGSKEEPEMLIKLGHVASECIEWNMPLIAMMYPRGENIKNPHDPDVVAHTARVGAEAGADIVKTVYTGDPDSFRRVVKGCPVPIVIAGGPKTSNDEEVLEMTKGAMEAGAVGVTFGRNIFQHRDPPAMIRALASIIFENASVKEALKEIGE
- a CDS encoding 3-dehydroquinate synthase II, which encodes MLDKIGKGYKSLIVKPLGSNIESFLSQLRDEGIRYIYIDPSLLSSSSLDYFVTVYESDDADMKVCSSIDELIKTKSSGKSAGLLVNVKSKRDEDTIVDAAKHNADFVLVDADDWKIIPLENIIAKLQGMKSMILAYARDANEVRTLLNVLQVGVDGVVLEASDIASVRQSLVYMQSKEFKLVYAVVKDVRDSGVGERACIDTASMLKVGEGMLIGSRANFLFLMHNEAIGSEFTSPRPFRVNAGAVHCYTLMPDGRTKYLSEIEAGDEVLIVNMDGKARNAIVGRVKIETRPMRLVKAEVDVDGVKEEGSIIVQNAETIRFIGRDNRLIAVTDLKVGDEVLVYAKGSRGRHFGIEVDEFILEK
- a CDS encoding shikimate dehydrogenase, whose translation is MINKGRYGNGGSSSAMMDSKNGRSSNDSNSNSSSSISISNNDSKIFCVIGDPVEHSLSPAMHNAVFSSLGLGYRYIAMRVKEHELSSAVEMLRDRALGFNVTIPHKIRIMDMLDDLDPLCKRVNAVNTVKVDGSRLKGYNTDVYGFIQPLRRRGIELRGKSVMIMGAGGAARAVLIALIDEHVGEVIIASRRVDDAKVKALYEMAVSNGIECRIVQLEYVRMYSKQCYLIVNATPIGMQGYHGYEDVSILDSNDIDSRSIVYDLVYRPMETRLIRNALNADAMIIHGYEMLVEQGAKALDIWLGIDAPRDVMSNAVLRYLAFGDRHG
- a CDS encoding pyridoxal-phosphate dependent enzyme, with translation MKALTPELLNKIGNTPLIELRSFSSSRVRVLAKLEWFNPFGSVKDRAAYWMFKDAEGKGLIARGKHVIIEPTSGNTGIALAGIARLLGYEVEIVIPEKVSKETKDILRALGANLYETSDDLCPRVGVGTDQSISLAKAIARARPDKYYMPNQYENDANFLAHYEGTGPEIWAQTNGKVTHFVAGVGTGGTITGVGLYLKERNKAIRVIAVQPQKQHLIQGLRNFEESNIPTLFERRANVVDEWHTITNEESFKMVRELYERERLLVGPSSGCAMAAVCKVKERIESSLDRVEEDYDGDDGNRNGNGNGRRENIIVVVFADNGRKFRSLYSQQGVFSNEEFDDALRNAIMLGESFF
- a CDS encoding TRAM domain-containing protein, which gives rise to MRPKPVEKGQEYTVRIDEMSKKGDGVARIKGFVIFVQGAEIGKEYKIRISNVANRFATAEIVA
- a CDS encoding sulfide-dependent adenosine diphosphate thiazole synthase; translation: MHMPIFAKVSEKEITRAIAEMFHETFMEYADSDVIIIGAGPAGLMAGRDLARRGFKTLIVEQNNYLGGGFWIGGFMMNPITIRAPANKILDELGVKYKEVSDGLYATPGPNACSKLIASACDAGVKFLNLTKFDDLVLRRNRVAGVVVNWMPVSALPRNITCVDPVALEAKVVIDASGHDAVAVKRLMDRGLVKFSGMNPMWVEQSEDLVVEHTSEVYPGLIAAGMSVAETFGLPRMGPTFGAMLLSGRRAAEIAAMKLKEEVEVSVEP
- a CDS encoding cation diffusion facilitator family transporter; the encoded protein is MDSDSSGSDDHTVGFDAGRRVSKIAFITLFALGVAEVAIGLISNSVVLIADGIDSFGDSAIILIVLLGLFFATKQNNNSKGSNGSGNDANQPWLGYYKIESFAAFVAAIGMVGMGIVIIVRAVEALINPIEIVHPEIALITLAFAAGISGYRAVQMNRIAGRYKLLSLKAGARNAIKDSMASVIGFFSILVAVYLGFPQADPIGAIIIAAFIFSISYYILKDSSLVLLDIISNPQMVEQVKTLIERSHGVKVSSISLRPMGPFLYADINVVLDGSMTVAEFKRLANSIKKSVRKRFPSIQRLTVIIEQS
- the aroD gene encoding type I 3-dehydroquinate dehydratase, with protein sequence MIISYKICTSIQARDSSRSLALDVARAFNEGSDMVEVRFDYSSKEAINDLLDVVMEHRDRMIFTCRSRDEGGAFNGSEAERLMVLKRLASFRPMLLDVEYKTVERDEELYDHLRALNCDLLISYHDFNNTPSRNRLAEIMDGMLKYSRNVKIVTMAKSVEDNESILSLYDIIKDKYKKKDGIQLVAFCMGEHGLASRVLCTMLGAPYTYAALDKPLAPSQLTLRQMRMIYKVMDENGYAKSIRNDRYTIDMVARLIGSVLHDMHG
- a CDS encoding ATP-dependent DNA ligase, whose translation is MDYSIVVDVFNEMEATSKRTELTDLIVRLLKSTPKELIDKVVYLMLGRLKPEYEGIELGIADKMALRALSISSGIDMKKVEEMYVRRGDIGEAAEEALSKRLQSVLFKDRLTVERVYSTLEKVAMLKGEGSQDVKIRYLCNLLNDAEPREGKYILKMVTAKLRLGIADYTLLDALAIAFTESKENREVLERAYNLTSDLGLVARVLVYGGLDAVKAIRMELFRPIRPMLAERVSSAEEALGRMGGRCAAEYKLDGERLQIHKHDDTVKIFSRRLEDITNHYPDAVDAIAGIRRARDLIVEGEAVAINQDTQEYLPFQELMHRRRKYGIEEAMKEYPITLNLFDILYIDGKECIDLPYMERRRILEDLISDVESSNSSSMVSIVPMLMVSDAKSIEDYMFKAINEGCEGLMLKDLNSPYRAGARGYAWIKLKREYRSELADTLDLVVVGAFHGRGRRTGRYGALLLASYNREDDTFYTVCKVGTGFTDEDLERFHTMLSPYILKHRHVRVNSRLDADVWFEPKIVIEVIASEITLSPLHTCALNVIREGNGLALRFPKFTGRIRDDKNAEDATSVDEIVSMYRRQLKVTRQVQSNEGSADRIE